The following is a genomic window from Solanum stenotomum isolate F172 chromosome 4, ASM1918654v1, whole genome shotgun sequence.
TGTTTCTTCCCTTTTTGCTGTAAGTGTGATAGCTGACATAAGTGGTGTTTGAGTTATTGAGTTGTTAGTTACCTGTTTGTTATGATTGCTCCTTTATTTTGCAACTCAAGAAGCTGTACGCTCCAAATGGTTACTGAATGACATGAAGGAAAAGGTAAAATATACATCTAAATTCCttccatttttgtttgtttaattgATCATCTCAACTTTTTGGTGAATTCAAAGTTGCTGGTAGAATTTGTTAATAAGCTTTTTGGTGAAGTCATTTCGAGTGTCTTTGTCCATCTGCCTATCGTCGTTTGTCAGTATTTCAACTTCCCTGTCACTTGTTAAGTACTACGTCATCCTAGCTCTTTGGCAGTGTTTTCTGTGCTAGTGATTATGTCATAATACATATTTAGGACAAGCTAAAGGGATAGAGGAAAAATGCTTGCCAAGTTGATATATTGGGTAACTTTCTGTTATGCTTTTCCTTTTAGTCCAGTAAAAATAATGTGATTATTTAAGagtttttgatgaaataataGTTTTGATATGAGAATTTAGGTtttttaggggtcgtttggtagctgGTTTGGAGTGAATTATGCAGGTACTAAATGTTGCATAAGTAATAGCACATCTGGTAACCGGTTAGGATGTAAGTTGTTCATgtattaaattaattggttTGCAATTTAGTACTTAATccatgcataaaataatacatctATTTTTCTCATAACTAATTATGTATTCACTAATTCCTGCATAATTATAACCAGCTACCGAACTACCCCTTATGGTAGTACTAAAACATAGTATATAGCTCATTACCTTCAATGTTGATCCATTTATATCTTCTTCAACCTGCAGGGTATTTGTCAACTGCTTCCACTTAATGGCTTATGAAATAAGCCCAACAGTATCGGGCATGATGGTGGTTGATAAAAATCAAAGTTCTCCTATCACATTATCTTATCCGATCGATCGATGATTTAATCAATTGTGCAACAGTTTCTAGATGTACTGTATATATATGCTCTTATTATTATGTTATCTGGAATGTCATTAATGGCTAATAGAGAAGATTGTTGACTCTTTACCTCTGTATAGTATATTTGCTGCTGCTGTGGTTGTGACTTTGGGGTTGATTTAATGGCTAATAGAGAGTTTTTTTCTCTTCAAGTGACTTTTTCTTAATTGGGGGAACTTGTTTCAAATATTTAACTTGTAGTCAGTATTGACAAACTTCAAACGAAAGCATGTTATAACATAATTTGGGGAGAAAAATATGAATTCACACCTCTCCATCCAAATATGCCTCTATTAACATGAATAAAAAGAGTATAGTACAAAATTATTTGAGGATGGAATTGGTGAATGCGACCCTAGCcaactataaataaataataacatcAAACAGACTCTCGACTGAAATAACTTATAACAAAATGATATCTAAAATGATACTTATAACTGAAGCAAATAAgtagattgttttttttttcagaagaCTTTCGATTCAAATAACtcataacaaaataatattaaaaataatatacagaCGCAAAATGGACAGAAAGAGGTTGTCGTTTTGGATGACTTAAAAGGAGTTGTGGCTAAGGTAAGGTAAGGCGATTAGATTCTTGATTTTGAGCGTAACATGAAAACTTGAGGCTCACATTAATGCAAATGAACTTTCCCTCTGTCTTCTTCTTATTCATCATCATCCATTGCTCCCATTAGcagaaaaaaaactaaagaaaatgacacTCCTTCAAGCTCCATCTTCTCCTACTCTAACATTTCATCAGTACTGTACTTCACAACCCAAAGCAGGTAGCCacaatttttgtatatatgagTTTTGGACCATTTGTTTTAATGGGGTTTTGAAAAAGATTacttttttaatgaattttagtAAATTCCCATTTTTCTATTTGGGTCAAGTTGGGTTCTTGCTGAATTTTGTGTTTTGCTTGTTGATTACACAGGGTTATATGTAGCTGAGAAGTCTTTTCTTCAGTCTACTTTGAGTGGTTCTTGTTTTTTGTCCTCTCAAAGACAAGTGAAAGCTTTGAACTTTTCGTATACATGTTCAAGATTGAGCTCATTTACAGCTAAAGCTGCTTCAAATGGAGGTAACTTTGTAGCagtttctatttgtttaatttgtcaAATACTTTTAAGTATTAGTACTAATTAAAAGTATGCTCTCGCTTGAGCTTTTTGACGAGATTGTCACACAGTTCAATATGGTATCGCTTGAGCTTTTTGACGACAAAGGTGtgacaacatttttggagagtccgagcaacttagtaGACTTGGGTCTGGAAGTTCTAATTTCACCACCATCCAATGAACACAAATGTTTTCATGTGTTTGGTTCATGAAAAAGAATCAAGCTCATGTGTGGGGGCATGTTGAGACATAATATGATTAAGTAATTAGAAATGTgtttctagacaacttaagcttttagatgaaaCTGTCACATTCATTAGCACTATAATTGTCTAATGTTGTCCTTTTTGTACTTAATCTTGCTGTGGATAAATGCTTGTATTCTGCTACTTTGTTTTATTATGTTTGCTTTGGATTTCTATTTGAATTGAATGTGTTCACATGTTTGCTTCATCAGATACCAATTTGCTTTTATTTTCTGTTCATCAAATGTTGAActttatttttcagaaaattccAGACAATTTTACAGCCATGGCTGACTCGAAAATTTGCCTCAACTTTCCTGAATTGGTCTTACAATGAGGCTCAAAATCTCTGCTGCCCCTTAACATATGTAGAAATGTTCAGTTCTATAACTAATTTTGAAGTGGATATATTCGTGGATCATTAGattttcacaatttttgaaGGACTCATCTTATTTAAGAAAATGCGTTGGGAACTTCTTAAGGTAAGGTAAAGGTCCAGACATGATTAGATAGGAGCATTCAGTCGGCACTCTTTTTGGCTTGACCAAGAAGTTTTATGTCCTCTAGATGACGAAGTGTCCTGGCTCTGCCCAAAAATAGTCTAAGATTATGACCACAAACCTTAGACTGTCGAATCATGAATGGAGAGGAAGACATGTCTTTCTCCTTTTCAAAGAGtttaaaaattattgatatGGAGGGGTTGCATCCATTTATTCTGCTTCTCTCAAAAGCTACATACAAAGAGACATCTTGTGGTATCCTCCTAATTTGCATCTTAAGAACCTAGTCATGCATACAGTTTTGTTTGAAGCATTCTTATGCTTGAGTAGAAACTTTTTTAAACTGGATTTCTCATTATGCTCGAGTAATTCCTTTAAAATTTCTTCCCGTGCACATGTTGTCATACATCGTTCAGTTTACATTGCTGCTCTTTGAGATATTGTCTAAATATACCTAAGCAGATTCTGTGACTTGCAGCTTGTGCTTCTTCAGTGTCAGGTCAAACAGCTGAGTCTGAAGTACTTAAAGCCCTATCCCAGATAATTGATCCTGATTTCGGGACTGACATAGTCTCTTGCGGATTTGTGAAGGACCTACTGGTTGATGAAAATTTGGGAGAGGTCTTAAAAACAGTACATTCTGACCTTCACAttatatttgagaaatattCTCCTAATCCAATCTATTGGAATTTTCAGGTTTCATTTCGGTTAGAGCTTACAACACCAGCATGTCCAATCAAGGACATGGTAAATGAAACACAACTACCACTATTTGATCAAGAATTGATGTGTATATGAAGTGGTACATCATTTAGTTTTCGTAGTTTCCTTTTCACTGCATGTTGTTGGCTTATAATaccctttgtcccaatttatgtgacactatCCTTTTTAGTacctcccaaaaaaaaagaatgtcagTTTTCTATCATTGGAAACgatttaactttgaaattcctcttttatccttAACGAAATGATGTATAGCCACAAAAATGGTCAAGGAGTGTTTTAGACCACatatttcaaaagtctttctttttttctgtaACTTTGTGCGAAATCAAacagtgccacataaattggaacggagggagtatatattagGGAACATGAGATTAGGACGCATCCttgttatttcttttaaattcaTCCTCTTCGGTATCACGTGAAGGTGGTCTTGTGGATCATCTAAGTATGATAGGATACAAATCTGACTTTCAAATTTTGGATAGTTTGAGCAGAAGGCTAACGAGGTGGTTGCTGAACTTCCTTGGGTTAAAAAGGTCAATGTGACAATGTCAGCTCAACCAGCAAAACCTATCTATGCTGGACAGCTTCCTGCCGGGCTACAAACAATCTCCAACATCATTGCTGTTTCTAGTTGCAAGGTGAAGAATTCCACAATCTTCAGTTCCTATGCTTTTTAACTCATTAAACATTTCTTGTAGTATGTACTTGTTAGAGTCCCACACTGATCGAGGAATGAACTGGTGGTATGTTTATATGGACTTGCgcaatcctcccctcatgagctagcttttgggattGAGTGTCATATCTATACATGATATCCAAGCCAGGTCCATCTTTGTTTGGACTCCCGGTCCACGCTCCAGTTGGGACTAGAAGTTAAgggggtgttagagtgggttacAGTCCAACATTGGTTGGGGGTGGTttgcttatatggacttggacaatcaTCTCCTCACGTGATAGCTTTTGGGATTGAGTTAGACCCATGTGCCATATTTTTACAGTCCTGAAGGTCTATCTGTGTCCTCAAGagcaaattaaaaaataaaagagatggTTAGAAAAGGACAAAAAGCTTTCCTCTAAAAGCAATATTTGAAGATTTGTTATACCGCAACTTTTAAATATGTTAGCTGGTGATTTATTGCTCATGCATGTCAATGTTATTGTTTTCCGTAATTCTTGTTTTCAATCATTCAAGGACTTGTTGCATTGACCTTGCTTGTGTGGAAATTTTTCTGCTTTGACCAGCTTAGCATCTGAAATCTCTTGTGTCTTcttcttaattaatattaacCTTTATAAACCACAGGGAGGTGTTGGTAAATCAACTGTCGCTGTCAACCTAGCTTACACTTTGGCTGATATGGGAGCTAGAGTTGGTATATTTGATGCAGATGTATATGGTCCTAGTTTGCCAACTATGGTGTCCCCAGAAAACCGGATACTTGAAATGGTAACTGTCGTTTCCTGGACTAAACTATGTTTTTGCTACTGCATATAAACCACTGAGATTTTTGTAGAATGCAGAGAAAAGAACCATCATTCCAACTGAATACATGGGTGTGAAGTTGGTATCTTTTGGATTTGCTGGGCAAGGGCGTGCAATTATGCGAGGTCCCATGGTTTCTGGGGTCATCAACCAACTGCTGACTACTACGGAATGGTATGATATGCTTTGCATTTGACAAGAAATCAAGAACCATCAACCAATTTACTTAAGCCATTGTGTTGAAATTTCTAAACCAGAGAAATTCTTCAAAGTTTATTGAAATTTATTACTCTGTAGACATattaaaaagatttattttagTCTAACTTTTTGTCTACATATGATATGTTCCAACTTTTGATGCGAATGTGCCATCCATTCTAATTGTAACCTGGAGGCATTTTATTGGCTGTTTGGAATCAGATGACTTAATCTTGATAAAAGCAAGTGTAGTACATATATTGCATTAATGTGTTGTTAGAGGATTAGAGCTTATTTAAGTAAGTTTGCATATAATCGTAAAAGTTTGTTTTGGATATCACTACAAATGGTCGTTTTGAGGATACGTCTATGCTCTAAATTTTGCAATCTTGAATTACTTTGTTATCCTAAATGTATGCAACTATGCAGGGGAGAATTGGACTATCTTGTTATTGACATGCCCCCTGGAACTGGTGATATTCAACTTACTCTATGCCAGGTTTGCCTAATAAGAATACAACTGATGTGTGCCAATGTTTGTGAGAGTCCTTGGTGGAATGATTTTTCCCCTTCTTGTTAgcataatattaatatattctGCTTTGGCTGATTCAACTGTCAGGTTGTTCCTTTGACTGCTGCAGTTATTGTTACTACACCTCAAAAGCTAGCATTTATTGATGTAGCGAAGGGTGTCCGTATGTTCTCGAAGCTTAAGGTCTGTTTCTTTTGTGTTATCTGAAGTGTTGTCCGTTCCACTATGATTAGAATGCTAATTCTTCTTATTGAGCTGAAAAGATGACATGCTGCTTGTAATTATACATTTCATGTTCAGGTGCCTTGCGTTGCCGTAGTTGAGAACATGTGCCACTTTGATGCTGATGGAAAACGTTACTACCCCTTTGGCAGGGGTTCAGGGTCTCAGGTATGCCACCTTGTTCTTAGGTTCTATTGATGTGTGCTTCTCCTTCCTGAAAGTTTgcgaatttatttttaacttatctGAGTAAAACAGATTTTACCTTAGTTTACCATGGTATTAAGATCAAGAAACTCCATTTATGCATTTTGGAACTTCTCGGGATGAGAAAGAGATTCCGTTAAGTAGTAAAATCGTTGCTTCAGTTTACACACATATTCTAGTGGAGTGAAGCTAATACTTTCTTGATCAGTGATGAATTTGGATCTAGATATTATACTCAATGCCTTGAGACATTATCATTAAACCTGCAATTACCCGTTGAAGAGTATGCT
Proteins encoded in this region:
- the LOC125862100 gene encoding fe-S cluster assembly factor HCF101, chloroplastic — protein: MTLLQAPSSPTLTFHQYCTSQPKAGLYVAEKSFLQSTLSGSCFLSSQRQVKALNFSYTCSRLSSFTAKAASNGACASSVSGQTAESEVLKALSQIIDPDFGTDIVSCGFVKDLLVDENLGEVSFRLELTTPACPIKDMFEQKANEVVAELPWVKKVNVTMSAQPAKPIYAGQLPAGLQTISNIIAVSSCKGGVGKSTVAVNLAYTLADMGARVGIFDADVYGPSLPTMVSPENRILEMNAEKRTIIPTEYMGVKLVSFGFAGQGRAIMRGPMVSGVINQLLTTTEWGELDYLVIDMPPGTGDIQLTLCQVVPLTAAVIVTTPQKLAFIDVAKGVRMFSKLKVPCVAVVENMCHFDADGKRYYPFGRGSGSQVVQQFGIPHLFDLPIQPALSASGDSGMPEVVADPQGEVSRTFQELGVCVVQQCAKIRQQVSTAVSYDRSFKAIKVKVPDSDEEFYLHPATVRRNDRSAQSVDEWSGEQKLQYSDIPDDIEPEEIRPLGNYAVEITWPDGFNQIAPYDQLQMMERLVEVPQLTPA